In one Caballeronia sp. M1242 genomic region, the following are encoded:
- a CDS encoding ABC transporter permease yields the protein MKQQASLRDRVWKAFVWVTMGFFLLNVLLLIATVAVNSVATRWFGTLLPQGFTLHWYAQAWSDFQLSSVLLVTLEVVGAVVLLSIVLGVPAAYALARVQFPGKRFAMLAFLLPLMVPPVTYGIPMATVMYKFHLAGTLTGVILANLVPALPFVILVMTPFIEQIDPNLESAARIFGANTVRYFRYVLLPLLVPGMLAAGLLVLVRTIGMFELTFFTAGPTTQTLVVALYYAVFSTGVRAPQSIDAMAMIYMAITLVWVLIALQFVSPTQLVSRVKEQRQ from the coding sequence ATGAAACAGCAAGCGAGCCTGCGCGACAGGGTGTGGAAGGCGTTCGTCTGGGTCACGATGGGCTTCTTCCTGCTCAACGTGCTGCTTCTCATCGCGACGGTCGCGGTGAATTCCGTCGCGACGCGCTGGTTCGGCACGCTGCTGCCGCAGGGTTTCACGCTGCACTGGTACGCGCAGGCGTGGAGCGACTTCCAGTTGTCGAGCGTGCTGCTCGTGACGCTCGAAGTGGTGGGCGCGGTGGTGCTGCTGTCCATCGTGCTCGGCGTGCCTGCAGCGTATGCGCTCGCGCGCGTGCAGTTTCCCGGCAAGCGCTTCGCGATGCTCGCGTTCCTGCTGCCGCTGATGGTCCCGCCCGTGACCTACGGCATCCCGATGGCGACGGTCATGTACAAGTTCCATCTCGCGGGCACGCTGACCGGCGTGATTCTCGCGAATCTGGTGCCTGCGCTGCCGTTCGTGATTCTGGTGATGACGCCGTTCATCGAGCAGATCGATCCGAATCTGGAATCCGCCGCTCGCATTTTCGGCGCGAACACCGTGCGCTATTTCCGCTACGTGCTGTTGCCGCTGCTCGTGCCGGGCATGCTCGCGGCGGGGCTGCTGGTGCTGGTGCGGACCATCGGCATGTTCGAGCTGACGTTCTTCACCGCCGGGCCCACGACCCAGACGCTCGTCGTCGCCCTGTACTACGCGGTGTTTTCGACGGGCGTGCGCGCGCCGCAATCCATCGACGCGATGGCGATGATCTACATGGCCATCACGCTCGTCTGGGTGTTGATCGCGCTGCAATTCGTGAGTCCGACGCAACTGGTCTCGCGCGTGAAAGAGCAGCGGCAATGA
- a CDS encoding ABC transporter permease, which yields MIALPAQRDPKGWLVAPALVFIIALFIYPFAYGLMLSFNPMNGGGAWANYVTFFTDTSMWPTIIVTLKLAVPATIINVGISVPVAFALRRSSPYQKFVTTLLVIPVTLGTVLIADGMLTYFSPNGWFPQAVQALHLYGDEVRLTHNYWGVLISLIVSGFPFAFLLTLSYVTGIDPTLARAAATLGASPWQQFRQIYLPLLLPGLTMTACLSFVQAFSVFPSAVLLGAPAGPTRVISIAASEAAFESYDYSLASTIAIVMGFVQLLVVGGMLGARRFFYTGPVTGGKG from the coding sequence ATGATCGCGCTTCCAGCGCAGCGCGACCCGAAGGGCTGGCTCGTCGCGCCGGCGCTCGTTTTCATCATCGCGTTGTTCATCTATCCGTTCGCGTACGGACTCATGCTGTCGTTCAATCCGATGAACGGCGGCGGCGCATGGGCGAACTACGTGACGTTCTTCACCGATACGTCGATGTGGCCGACGATCATCGTCACGCTGAAGCTCGCCGTGCCCGCGACGATCATCAACGTCGGCATTTCGGTGCCGGTCGCGTTCGCGTTGCGGCGCTCGTCGCCGTATCAGAAGTTCGTGACCACGCTGCTCGTCATTCCGGTGACGCTCGGCACCGTGCTGATCGCCGACGGCATGCTCACGTACTTCAGCCCGAACGGCTGGTTCCCGCAGGCGGTTCAGGCGCTTCATCTTTATGGCGACGAAGTGCGGCTCACGCATAACTACTGGGGCGTGCTCATTTCGCTGATCGTGTCGGGCTTTCCGTTCGCGTTCCTGCTGACGCTTTCGTACGTGACAGGGATCGACCCGACGCTCGCGCGCGCCGCCGCCACGCTCGGCGCGAGTCCGTGGCAGCAGTTCCGCCAGATCTATCTGCCGCTGTTGCTGCCCGGTCTCACGATGACCGCGTGTCTTTCGTTCGTGCAGGCGTTTTCGGTGTTTCCGTCGGCGGTGCTGCTCGGCGCGCCCGCAGGTCCGACGCGCGTGATCTCGATCGCCGCGTCCGAAGCTGCGTTCGAAAGCTACGACTATTCGCTCGCATCGACGATCGCGATCGTGATGGGCTTCGTGCAATTGCTGGTCGTGGGCGGCATGCTCGGCGCGCGCCGCTTCTTCTACACCGGCCCGGTGACCGGAGGGAAGGGATAA
- a CDS encoding ABC transporter ATP-binding protein gives MKHTFEQLRLDSVSRSFTNAQGHQLAALKGLDLNIQRGEFIALLGPSGCGKSTALNCIAGLQPLTGGGIWLDDKRIDVLPPEKRGFGMVFQNYALFPHMSVLDNVGFGLKMRGVSKAEAVKRAKAALQLVQLTGHDAKLPGQLSGGQQQRVAIARAIVIEPPLVLMDEPLSNLDTKLRIEMRAEIRRIHGKLERATIYVTHDQDEALSMADRIVVMKEGVVQQVAPPKEVYSRPKNLHVARFMGFRNVAPFTLEGTQGDTVAVSANGVRLFGTPMEGFDSKNVSVALRPEDMERAAPGDQNAFDAHVETVEYGGRDSLIRVNTAFGKLWARIAGECAEGERIVLRVSPAKALVYGEEK, from the coding sequence ATGAAGCACACTTTTGAGCAGTTGCGCCTCGACTCGGTCTCGCGCAGCTTCACCAACGCGCAGGGACATCAGCTCGCCGCGTTGAAGGGACTCGATCTCAACATCCAGCGCGGCGAGTTCATCGCGCTGCTCGGGCCGTCCGGCTGCGGCAAGTCGACCGCGCTGAACTGCATCGCCGGATTGCAGCCGCTGACGGGCGGCGGCATCTGGCTCGACGACAAGCGTATCGACGTCCTGCCGCCCGAGAAGCGCGGCTTCGGCATGGTCTTTCAGAACTACGCGCTCTTTCCGCATATGTCCGTGCTGGATAACGTCGGCTTCGGACTGAAGATGCGCGGCGTGTCGAAAGCGGAAGCGGTCAAACGCGCGAAAGCGGCGCTGCAACTCGTGCAACTCACGGGCCACGACGCGAAGCTCCCCGGCCAGCTCTCGGGCGGCCAGCAGCAGCGCGTGGCGATCGCGCGGGCGATCGTCATCGAACCGCCGCTCGTGTTGATGGACGAGCCGCTCTCGAATCTCGACACGAAGCTGCGCATCGAAATGCGCGCCGAAATCCGCCGCATTCACGGCAAGCTGGAGCGCGCGACCATCTACGTGACGCACGATCAGGACGAAGCGCTTTCGATGGCGGATCGCATCGTCGTGATGAAGGAGGGCGTCGTGCAGCAAGTCGCGCCGCCGAAAGAAGTCTATTCGCGGCCGAAGAACCTGCATGTCGCGCGTTTCATGGGCTTTCGCAATGTCGCGCCGTTCACGCTCGAAGGCACGCAGGGCGATACGGTCGCCGTGAGCGCGAACGGCGTGCGTCTCTTCGGCACGCCGATGGAAGGCTTCGACAGCAAGAACGTGAGCGTCGCGCTGCGTCCGGAAGACATGGAACGCGCCGCGCCCGGCGATCAGAACGCGTTCGACGCGCACGTCGAGACTGTCGAATACGGCGGCCGCGATTCGCTGATTCGCGTGAATACTGCGTTCGGCAAGCTGTGGGCACGCATCGCGGGCGAATGCGCGGAAGGCGAGCGAATCGTGCTGCGCGTGTCGCCGGCGAAGGCGCTCGTGTACGGAGAAGAAAAATGA
- a CDS encoding ABC transporter substrate-binding protein has translation MAFKAGLSVKLAALCVAVSAAFATSAAQAADPVAINIVDVAGNLQLTQKGFEAFKAKYPDLVSSITFTNAPAPQLPGKIKAMQAAGRSDIDLVVTGTDALAAGIQQGLWEKLLPEHAAVFPGVLDKYAPGPRKMQDIAQGYGLEVTYMPAGPLLEYNPAKVSDPPKTPDQLLAWCKAHPNKLIYARPANSGPGRTFLMGLPYVLGDKNPMDPVNGWDKTWAFLKQLNDCIPYYPGGTSAVMKELGEGTRDMTVTVTGWDINPRALGIVPAEFKVQAFDNMTWVNDAHYMVIPKGVPKEKLDVLYKLMNFMLEPAQQALTYDDGYFYPGPAVKDVPLSAAPAKSQEVIQKFGRPEYAKLLADRPHVVPLNAQAMVAAFQKWDREIGAQKTK, from the coding sequence ATGGCTTTCAAGGCAGGACTGTCAGTGAAACTGGCGGCGCTGTGCGTCGCCGTGAGCGCGGCGTTCGCGACGAGCGCGGCTCAGGCGGCAGACCCGGTGGCGATCAACATCGTGGACGTCGCCGGCAATCTTCAACTGACGCAGAAGGGCTTCGAAGCGTTCAAGGCGAAGTACCCGGACCTCGTGTCCAGCATCACGTTCACCAACGCGCCCGCGCCGCAACTGCCGGGCAAGATCAAGGCGATGCAGGCGGCAGGCCGCTCGGACATCGACCTCGTCGTGACCGGCACCGATGCGCTCGCCGCCGGCATCCAGCAGGGCCTGTGGGAAAAGCTGCTGCCCGAGCACGCCGCCGTGTTCCCCGGCGTGCTGGACAAGTACGCGCCCGGTCCGCGCAAGATGCAGGACATCGCGCAAGGCTACGGTCTCGAAGTGACCTACATGCCCGCCGGCCCGCTGCTCGAATACAACCCGGCCAAGGTCAGCGATCCGCCGAAGACGCCGGATCAGTTGCTCGCGTGGTGCAAGGCGCATCCGAACAAGCTGATCTACGCGCGTCCGGCCAACTCCGGTCCGGGGCGCACGTTCCTGATGGGCCTGCCGTACGTGCTCGGCGACAAGAATCCGATGGACCCGGTCAACGGCTGGGACAAGACCTGGGCGTTCCTCAAGCAGCTGAACGACTGCATTCCTTACTACCCGGGCGGCACGTCGGCCGTGATGAAGGAGCTGGGCGAAGGCACGCGTGACATGACCGTTACGGTGACCGGATGGGACATCAATCCGCGCGCGCTCGGCATCGTGCCGGCTGAATTCAAGGTGCAGGCGTTCGACAACATGACGTGGGTGAACGACGCTCACTACATGGTCATTCCGAAGGGCGTGCCGAAAGAAAAGCTCGACGTGCTCTACAAGCTGATGAACTTCATGCTGGAGCCCGCGCAACAGGCGCTGACGTACGACGACGGCTATTTCTATCCCGGCCCGGCAGTCAAGGACGTGCCGCTGTCCGCCGCGCCCGCGAAGAGCCAGGAAGTGATTCAGAAGTTCGGCCGCCCCGAGTACGCGAAGCTGCTGGCTGACAGGCCGCACGTCGTGCCGCTGAATGCGCAGGCAATGGTCGCCGCGTTCCAGAAGTGGGACCGCGAGATCGGCGCGCAGAAGACGAAGTAA
- a CDS encoding dihydrodipicolinate synthase family protein, giving the protein MKVEPITVSEFSQSVMAVPPLARRGDYSLDEAQNRALVAHIEAGGVRALLYGGNANLYHVAVSEYRELLDMLARIAGPQTRVIPAIGPDYGKMLDQARILAQTDYRTAMVLPLAGFTTPQGVATGLRRLTDIAGMPFTLYIKSEDYIDVDTLAALVADGTLLAVKYAIVRPDPSDDPFLRRLLDSVPASQVISGMGERPALLHTRDFGLAAWTTGSGCIAPHAVMGLLRAAKAEEAGQAQHLYDRFLPLETLRDDISLIRVLHDAVTLSGIADMGPILPLLSATPEHALPAVEREARALLAFDRTLAGNAG; this is encoded by the coding sequence ATGAAAGTCGAACCGATCACCGTCAGTGAGTTCTCCCAAAGCGTCATGGCCGTGCCGCCCCTTGCGCGGCGGGGCGACTATTCGCTCGACGAGGCTCAGAACCGCGCGCTGGTGGCGCATATCGAAGCTGGCGGCGTACGCGCGCTGCTGTACGGCGGCAATGCCAACCTCTATCACGTCGCAGTGAGCGAATACCGTGAGTTGCTCGACATGCTGGCGCGAATCGCCGGGCCGCAAACGCGCGTCATTCCGGCGATAGGCCCCGACTACGGAAAGATGCTCGATCAGGCGCGCATTCTTGCGCAGACCGACTACCGCACCGCGATGGTCCTGCCGCTCGCAGGATTCACCACGCCGCAGGGCGTCGCAACGGGCCTCAGGCGGCTGACTGATATCGCGGGCATGCCGTTCACGCTCTACATCAAGAGCGAGGACTACATCGACGTCGATACGCTCGCGGCGCTCGTCGCCGACGGCACGCTGCTCGCCGTCAAATATGCGATCGTGCGTCCCGACCCGTCCGATGATCCGTTCCTGCGGCGGCTTCTCGACAGCGTGCCGGCGTCGCAAGTGATATCCGGTATGGGCGAGCGGCCCGCGCTGCTCCACACGCGCGACTTCGGCCTCGCCGCCTGGACGACCGGCTCGGGTTGCATCGCTCCGCACGCCGTGATGGGGCTGCTGCGCGCCGCGAAGGCCGAAGAGGCGGGCCAAGCGCAGCATCTCTACGACCGCTTTCTTCCGCTCGAAACACTGCGGGACGACATCTCGCTGATACGCGTGCTGCACGACGCCGTCACGCTTTCGGGCATCGCGGACATGGGTCCGATCCTGCCGCTCCTTTCCGCAACGCCTGAGCATGCGCTGCCCGCCGTCGAGCGCGAAGCGCGGGCTCTGCTGGCATTCGACCGCACGCTGGCAGGAAACGCCGGTTAA
- a CDS encoding FadR/GntR family transcriptional regulator translates to MNERKSPGLADRIYSDILNSIIEGEFKEGDRLMTEHALADRFATSRPTVREALARLRADGIIVTRRGSGTTVGRRPDPDVRRFAPLETLSDIRRCYEFRIVTEAGAAELAAQKADDDDLHAIEQAWNQLERVVEAQQGIGASDDFAFHLAVARASKNQFFISAISFIEEQVVFSMNLSRNLSLVKTLERQRLVQREHRDILEAIRARDSARAGQAMKTHLAGALERMFGN, encoded by the coding sequence ATGAACGAGCGTAAGTCGCCCGGCTTGGCCGACCGCATCTACAGCGACATTCTCAACAGCATTATCGAAGGCGAGTTCAAGGAAGGCGACCGGCTCATGACCGAGCACGCGCTCGCGGACCGCTTCGCGACTTCCCGGCCGACCGTGCGCGAGGCGCTGGCGCGTCTGCGCGCCGACGGCATCATCGTGACGCGGCGCGGCTCGGGCACGACCGTCGGCCGCCGCCCGGATCCGGACGTGCGGCGCTTCGCCCCGCTCGAAACGCTCTCCGACATTCGCCGCTGCTACGAATTCCGCATCGTCACGGAGGCGGGCGCGGCGGAACTCGCGGCGCAGAAAGCCGATGACGACGATCTTCACGCCATCGAGCAAGCGTGGAATCAACTGGAGCGCGTGGTGGAAGCGCAGCAGGGCATCGGCGCGAGCGATGACTTCGCGTTCCATCTCGCAGTGGCGCGCGCATCCAAGAACCAGTTCTTCATCAGCGCGATATCGTTCATCGAAGAGCAGGTTGTCTTCAGCATGAATCTCTCGCGCAATCTGTCGCTTGTGAAGACGCTCGAACGGCAGCGGCTCGTGCAGCGTGAACACCGCGATATCCTCGAAGCCATTCGCGCACGCGACTCCGCTCGCGCCGGTCAGGCGATGAAAACGCATCTTGCTGGCGCCCTGGAGCGCATGTTCGGCAACTAG
- a CDS encoding 3-keto-5-aminohexanoate cleavage protein, with translation MTQATTNEPCIISVAITGSVPRKKDNPAVPITIAEQIESTHEAYEAGATLVHLHVRDEEERSSSDRHRFEELQDGIRKHCPDIIIQFSTGGRGRSFEQRGAMLDLKPDMASLATGSVNFPTIVYENPPDFVRSLAQLMLDHNVKPEIEVFDLAMLYSTVDLVNQGLLKRPVHVQFVLGVKNALPARREILEFEVEQLKKHLPDATWVAAGIGRHQLEVNHWTLQMGGHCRTGLEDNVRWDKDTLAKSNAQLVSRVASLCAEYGRPVASAKEARRLLSL, from the coding sequence GTGACGCAAGCCACTACCAACGAACCGTGCATCATTTCCGTCGCCATTACGGGGTCGGTGCCGCGCAAGAAGGACAATCCGGCGGTCCCCATCACGATTGCCGAGCAGATCGAAAGCACCCACGAGGCGTACGAAGCCGGCGCGACGCTCGTGCACCTGCATGTGCGCGACGAAGAAGAGCGGTCGAGTTCGGACCGGCATCGCTTCGAAGAACTACAGGACGGCATCCGCAAGCATTGCCCGGACATCATCATTCAGTTCTCGACGGGCGGGCGCGGACGATCGTTCGAGCAGCGCGGCGCGATGCTGGACCTGAAGCCGGATATGGCGTCGCTTGCCACGGGCTCGGTGAACTTTCCGACGATCGTGTACGAGAATCCGCCCGACTTCGTGCGCTCGCTCGCGCAACTCATGCTCGATCACAACGTGAAGCCCGAAATCGAAGTCTTCGATCTGGCGATGCTGTACAGCACGGTCGATCTGGTAAATCAAGGCTTGCTCAAGAGGCCGGTCCATGTGCAGTTCGTGCTCGGCGTGAAGAACGCATTGCCGGCGCGGCGCGAGATTCTCGAGTTCGAAGTCGAGCAACTGAAGAAGCATTTGCCCGACGCAACGTGGGTGGCGGCGGGCATCGGGCGGCATCAGCTCGAAGTGAATCATTGGACGCTACAGATGGGCGGCCACTGCCGGACCGGTCTCGAAGACAACGTCCGCTGGGACAAAGACACGCTCGCGAAGAGCAACGCGCAACTGGTGAGCCGGGTGGCGTCGTTGTGCGCGGAGTACGGGCGTCCGGTGGCGAGCGCGAAGGAGGCGCGCCGGTTGCTTTCGCTCTAA
- a CDS encoding DUF3303 domain-containing protein has protein sequence MLFIVSWTALPEVRERAAERFLQNAGAPPDGVRLLGRWHGIGSIHGFGVAESDDIEPVARWAYEWSDLFTLDIMPAQTDEQLGKLLADAAGRR, from the coding sequence ATGTTGTTCATCGTCAGTTGGACCGCGCTGCCCGAAGTCCGCGAGCGGGCAGCGGAGCGGTTTCTTCAGAACGCCGGCGCGCCGCCGGACGGCGTCCGATTGCTCGGGCGCTGGCACGGCATCGGGTCGATACACGGCTTCGGCGTGGCAGAGAGCGACGACATCGAGCCGGTCGCGCGATGGGCGTACGAATGGTCCGATCTGTTCACGCTCGACATCATGCCCGCACAGACGGATGAACAGCTCGGCAAGCTGCTCGCCGACGCGGCCGGGCGGCGTTAG
- a CDS encoding EF-hand domain-containing protein: MQKIAASIASLATCLALLSAPAFAQTATQPMGVSPRVERGMQMLQTRFAQANVTHDGKLTRDQASTGMPMVAKHFDEIDAQKNGYVTLPQIEAFMREHAAQR, translated from the coding sequence GTGCAGAAGATTGCCGCTTCAATTGCCTCATTGGCCACATGCCTCGCCCTTCTTTCCGCTCCCGCGTTCGCGCAGACCGCGACGCAGCCGATGGGCGTCTCGCCGCGCGTCGAACGCGGCATGCAGATGCTGCAAACGCGCTTCGCGCAAGCGAACGTCACGCATGACGGCAAGCTCACGCGCGATCAGGCATCCACCGGCATGCCGATGGTCGCGAAGCACTTCGACGAGATCGACGCGCAGAAAAACGGCTACGTGACGCTGCCGCAGATCGAAGCCTTCATGCGCGAGCACGCCGCGCAACGCTGA
- a CDS encoding response regulator — protein sequence METAPKIIVLDDEAELRNMLQRFLTSQGFEVRVVENGKRLDRYLQREPYDLLVLDWMMEPEDGLSVCRRLRAEGHTLPILMLTAKGDPVDKVVGLETGADDYLAKPFLPQELVARVRALLRRQKIAAGDPTLTTQVIRFGDFRLDLGKQRLFRGGQPFEMHSAQMQLLNALGSSPNRAVSRDNLIARTRGREHDALDRSIDVQVLRLRQLIEEDPAKPRFIKTVWGVGYMLLADIEP from the coding sequence ATGGAAACCGCGCCGAAGATCATCGTGCTCGATGACGAAGCCGAACTGCGCAACATGCTTCAGCGGTTTCTCACGTCGCAAGGGTTCGAGGTGCGCGTCGTGGAAAACGGCAAGCGCCTCGACCGTTATCTTCAGCGCGAACCGTACGACCTGCTCGTGCTCGACTGGATGATGGAACCGGAAGACGGCCTCTCCGTGTGCCGCCGCTTGCGCGCCGAAGGCCATACGCTGCCCATCCTCATGCTCACCGCAAAGGGCGATCCGGTCGACAAAGTAGTCGGACTGGAAACCGGCGCGGACGACTATCTGGCCAAGCCGTTTCTGCCGCAAGAACTCGTCGCTCGCGTGCGCGCGCTGCTGCGTCGCCAGAAAATCGCAGCAGGAGATCCGACGTTGACCACGCAAGTCATTCGCTTCGGCGACTTCCGGCTCGATCTCGGCAAGCAACGCCTCTTTCGCGGCGGCCAGCCGTTCGAGATGCACTCGGCGCAGATGCAGTTGCTCAACGCGCTCGGATCGTCGCCGAATCGCGCGGTGAGCCGCGATAACCTCATCGCCCGGACGCGCGGCCGCGAACACGACGCGCTCGACCGCAGCATCGACGTGCAGGTGCTGCGCCTGCGTCAACTGATCGAAGAGGATCCCGCCAAGCCGCGCTTCATCAAGACCGTGTGGGGCGTCGGCTATATGCTGCTCGCGGATATCGAGCCGTGA
- a CDS encoding ATP-binding protein, producing MSLAPRSLFARNVLLLVALVAVSQVCALAVLLHFIQTPRIERAAATFASYIETLDTVLRDMPAGTSRLDARADLPSSANTEPPRSWLRFYRTYQRDTFVESLRRHLPADMPVRWQGAETSADAQQRLWIRVHIAGEPRWIALPVPEAAHDDGLTTTLLLSLGLGALAIATAYAIQRHLNRPLADLADAARRLSAGGEPGVLPTDGPTEIAQVSAAFNRMTAALAEAEATRALMLAGISHDIRTPMTKLRLAMAMSSVPSVDASFAASAEGYLDQIDTILQQFMDYAGSGAKESPVVGDINALVANLAADFAGLGHEFALSLGDIPPFAFRPIGMMRMLMNLMQNAVLYGVVGLGVRTWMDENTRSVCIVVEDRGKGLGTHDAESLKQPFKRGGGEGQPKGTGLGLAIVERIARLHGGTLELRPREGGGAEARIVLPLADAVAN from the coding sequence GTGAGCCTCGCGCCGCGCTCGCTTTTCGCGCGCAACGTGCTGCTGCTCGTCGCGCTCGTCGCGGTGAGTCAGGTCTGCGCGCTCGCCGTGCTCCTGCACTTCATCCAGACGCCGCGCATCGAGCGGGCCGCCGCGACGTTCGCCAGTTACATCGAGACACTCGATACGGTGCTGCGCGACATGCCGGCCGGCACGTCACGTCTCGACGCCCGCGCCGATTTGCCTTCGAGCGCGAACACGGAGCCGCCTCGCTCGTGGCTGCGCTTTTATCGGACGTATCAGCGCGATACGTTCGTCGAAAGCCTGCGTCGTCATCTGCCCGCCGACATGCCCGTGCGCTGGCAAGGCGCCGAGACATCCGCCGATGCGCAGCAGCGCTTGTGGATTCGCGTGCACATCGCAGGTGAGCCGCGCTGGATCGCGCTTCCCGTGCCGGAAGCCGCGCATGACGACGGGCTGACCACGACGCTTTTGCTGTCGCTCGGGCTCGGCGCGCTCGCCATCGCGACGGCGTACGCGATCCAACGCCACCTGAACCGCCCGCTTGCCGATCTCGCCGATGCCGCTCGGCGTTTGTCCGCGGGCGGCGAGCCGGGCGTGTTGCCGACCGACGGCCCGACCGAGATTGCGCAGGTGAGCGCCGCGTTCAATCGCATGACAGCGGCGCTCGCCGAAGCCGAGGCCACGCGCGCGCTGATGCTCGCCGGCATCTCGCACGACATCCGCACGCCGATGACCAAGCTGCGCCTCGCCATGGCGATGTCATCGGTGCCGTCGGTGGACGCATCGTTCGCGGCATCGGCGGAAGGCTATCTGGACCAGATCGACACGATCCTCCAGCAGTTCATGGACTACGCGGGCAGCGGCGCGAAAGAGTCGCCTGTCGTCGGCGACATCAATGCGCTGGTCGCGAACCTCGCCGCGGATTTCGCGGGTCTCGGCCACGAGTTCGCGCTGTCGCTCGGGGACATACCGCCGTTCGCGTTCCGTCCCATCGGCATGATGCGCATGCTGATGAATCTGATGCAAAACGCGGTGCTGTATGGCGTCGTCGGGCTCGGCGTGCGCACGTGGATGGACGAAAACACGCGCAGCGTCTGCATCGTCGTGGAGGATCGCGGCAAGGGACTCGGCACGCACGACGCGGAGTCGCTCAAGCAGCCTTTCAAGCGCGGCGGCGGCGAAGGACAGCCCAAGGGCACGGGCCTCGGACTCGCCATTGTGGAGCGCATCGCGCGGCTGCACGGCGGCACGCTCGAACTGCGTCCACGCGAAGGCGGCGGCGCAGAGGCGCGGATCGTCCTGCCGCTGGCCGATGCCGTTGCGAATTGA
- a CDS encoding Crp/Fnr family transcriptional regulator, whose product MVTATDSADARRPAALHVHFADTDGIAFPTRSVVRGDALYCAAEPLRSLYTVQSGSFKSVAVCLPAADDTAPRAQVTAFHLADETLGLDGICTGCHQSDAVALEDSVVRIMPVGILEPLCREYARMQHALLAIMSVEIVRAARLALMLGTLPARERVGAFLLDLSSRLAPDDCADMLLPMTRADIASHLGLELETVSRALSKLQREHAIELTGRRLHIVDRARLAHV is encoded by the coding sequence ATGGTCACCGCTACTGATTCCGCCGACGCGCGTCGGCCCGCCGCCCTGCATGTGCACTTTGCGGACACCGACGGCATCGCGTTTCCGACTCGTTCAGTCGTTCGCGGCGACGCGCTCTATTGCGCCGCCGAGCCGCTTCGAAGCCTCTATACGGTGCAGTCCGGCAGTTTCAAGAGCGTCGCCGTCTGCCTGCCCGCCGCCGACGACACCGCCCCGCGCGCCCAGGTCACCGCTTTTCATTTGGCAGACGAAACGCTCGGGCTCGATGGCATCTGCACCGGCTGTCATCAGAGCGACGCCGTCGCGCTCGAAGATAGCGTCGTGCGCATCATGCCTGTCGGCATTCTCGAGCCGCTGTGCCGTGAATATGCGCGGATGCAGCATGCGCTGCTCGCCATCATGAGCGTGGAAATCGTGCGCGCGGCACGGCTCGCGCTGATGCTCGGCACGTTGCCGGCGCGCGAACGCGTCGGCGCATTCCTGCTCGATTTGTCGTCACGGCTTGCCCCAGACGATTGCGCAGACATGCTGCTACCCATGACGCGCGCCGATATAGCGAGCCATCTCGGACTGGAACTCGAAACGGTGAGCCGGGCGTTGTCGAAGCTGCAACGCGAGCACGCCATCGAACTCACCGGACGGCGTTTGCATATTGTCGACCGGGCGCGGCTCGCGCACGTCTGA
- a CDS encoding DUF3564 family protein has translation MAREPNVSRIVEPDSKLQRRNPQHAANAVSVRPVETRFMEDVMRITVKLDGFEGAPPAAYAILWLDKETRRWSREGHLSVDVPDWGGLSSAADGTLICHPHAQQPVCKLEELDVEAPGGPPEGVAGRVLWYAEGASNPRVGRWHVQCVDRAQIKAEHSVFAGDEYF, from the coding sequence ATGGCCCGTGAACCCAATGTCTCGCGCATAGTCGAACCCGATTCGAAGCTCCAGCGACGCAACCCACAACACGCCGCTAACGCAGTCAGCGTCCGCCCCGTCGAAACTCGTTTCATGGAGGATGTCATGCGTATTACCGTCAAGCTGGATGGTTTCGAAGGCGCGCCACCCGCCGCCTATGCCATCCTGTGGCTCGACAAGGAAACTCGCCGCTGGTCGCGCGAAGGCCATCTGTCGGTGGATGTGCCGGACTGGGGTGGACTCAGTTCCGCGGCGGACGGCACGCTGATCTGCCATCCGCATGCGCAGCAGCCCGTCTGCAAGCTTGAAGAACTCGATGTGGAAGCGCCCGGCGGCCCGCCCGAAGGCGTCGCCGGGCGCGTGCTGTGGTATGCGGAGGGCGCGTCGAACCCGCGCGTCGGCCGCTGGCATGTGCAGTGCGTCGATCGCGCGCAAATCAAGGCCGAGCACAGCGTATTCGCCGGCGACGAATACTTCTGA
- a CDS encoding DUF2964 family protein, with translation MVKAEARIVAAAIAVFVALAGIMVALHGLVFDRQAALDYGALAVLIGVTSFAVLLMPMPEDHA, from the coding sequence ATGGTCAAAGCCGAAGCGCGCATCGTCGCGGCGGCGATCGCGGTTTTCGTGGCGCTCGCGGGCATCATGGTCGCGTTGCACGGCCTTGTCTTCGACAGGCAGGCCGCGCTCGATTACGGCGCGCTCGCCGTTCTGATCGGCGTCACGTCATTCGCGGTCCTCTTGATGCCGATGCCCGAAGACCACGCCTGA